From the Synechococcus sp. HK01-R genome, one window contains:
- a CDS encoding YlxR family protein, with product MNIDRPILRRCVACRQLLDRRQLWRVVRDHQDGVLLDAGMGRSAYLCPQEACLEEARRRKRLQKALRCQVPDSVVEVLQERLTLQRDTAAEAR from the coding sequence GTGAACATCGATCGCCCCATCCTGCGACGGTGTGTCGCCTGTCGCCAGTTGCTCGATCGTCGCCAGCTCTGGCGCGTGGTACGCGACCATCAGGATGGGGTTCTCTTGGACGCAGGGATGGGCCGATCCGCCTACCTCTGCCCCCAGGAGGCCTGTTTGGAAGAGGCACGCCGCCGCAAACGACTGCAAAAAGCCCTGCGTTGCCAGGTGCCCGACAGCGTTGTGGAGGTGCTGCAGGAGCGGCTCACCCTTCAACGGGATACGGCCGCTGAGGCAAGATGA
- the nusA gene encoding transcription termination factor NusA produces the protein MALVLLPGLTNLIDDISEEKKLPPQVVEAALREALLKGYERYRRTLYLGISEDPFDEEYFSNFDVALDLEEEGYRVLASKIIVEEVESEDHQIALAEVMQVADDAQVGDTVVLDVTPEKEDFGRMAAATTKQVLAQKLRDQQRRMIQEEFADLEDPVLTARVIRFERQSVIMAVSSGLGRPEVEAELPRRDQLPNDNYRANATFKVFLKEVSEVPRRGPQLFVSRANAGLVVYLFENEVPEIQEGSVRIVAVAREANPPSRSVGPRTKVAVDSIEREVDPVGACIGARGSRIQQVVNELRGEKIDVIRWSADPSQYIANSLSPARVEVVRLVDPEGQHAHVLVPPDQLSLAIGREGQNVRLAARLTGWKIDIKNSTEYDQAAEDAVVSELISQREEEEALQREAEERLAAEQAARAAEDARLRELYPLPEDDEDNDPDASYEEVAQVDGVDDAQAVSEEDGAR, from the coding sequence ATGGCTCTCGTCCTTCTCCCTGGCCTTACCAACCTGATCGATGACATCAGCGAGGAGAAAAAACTCCCCCCTCAGGTGGTGGAAGCGGCCCTGCGTGAAGCTTTGCTGAAAGGCTACGAGCGCTATCGACGCACCCTCTACCTGGGCATCAGTGAAGACCCCTTCGATGAGGAGTACTTCAGCAACTTCGATGTTGCCCTCGACCTTGAGGAGGAGGGCTACCGGGTGCTAGCCAGCAAGATCATTGTCGAAGAGGTGGAAAGCGAAGACCACCAGATCGCCCTTGCCGAAGTGATGCAGGTGGCCGACGACGCCCAGGTGGGCGACACCGTTGTCCTCGATGTCACCCCTGAGAAGGAAGACTTCGGTCGCATGGCGGCAGCCACCACAAAGCAGGTTCTTGCCCAGAAACTCCGAGATCAGCAACGGCGCATGATCCAGGAGGAATTCGCTGATCTGGAGGATCCCGTCCTCACCGCCCGAGTGATTCGCTTCGAGCGTCAGTCGGTGATCATGGCCGTGAGCTCGGGCCTAGGCCGACCGGAGGTTGAAGCTGAGTTACCCCGCAGGGACCAGCTGCCCAACGACAACTATCGAGCCAATGCCACCTTCAAGGTCTTCCTGAAGGAAGTCAGTGAAGTACCCCGTCGTGGTCCCCAGTTGTTCGTGAGCCGCGCCAACGCCGGACTCGTCGTTTACCTCTTTGAGAACGAGGTTCCTGAGATCCAGGAGGGATCGGTGCGGATCGTGGCGGTGGCCAGAGAAGCCAACCCCCCATCCCGTTCCGTTGGCCCGCGCACGAAGGTCGCCGTTGACAGCATCGAAAGGGAAGTGGATCCCGTCGGCGCCTGCATCGGTGCCCGAGGCTCCAGGATTCAGCAGGTGGTCAACGAACTGCGCGGCGAAAAGATCGATGTGATCCGCTGGTCAGCTGACCCCAGCCAGTACATCGCCAATTCCCTCAGCCCTGCTCGGGTTGAAGTGGTGCGACTGGTGGATCCTGAAGGACAGCATGCGCACGTGTTGGTTCCCCCGGATCAGCTGAGTCTTGCCATCGGGCGCGAAGGCCAGAACGTCCGTCTGGCGGCGCGTCTGACGGGTTGGAAGATCGACATCAAGAACTCCACCGAATACGACCAGGCGGCAGAGGATGCGGTTGTGTCTGAACTGATCTCCCAACGGGAAGAAGAGGAAGCCCTCCAGCGCGAAGCCGAAGAGCGCCTCGCCGCTGAACAGGCAGCCCGAGCTGCCGAGGATGCACGCCTGCGCGAGCTGTATCCCCTGCCTGAGGATGATGAGGACAACGACCCCGATGCCTCCTATGAAGAGGTTGCCCAAGTCGATGGCGTCGACGACGCCCAGGCCGTGAGCGAAGAGGACGGAGCCCGGTGA
- the rimP gene encoding ribosome maturation factor RimP gives MPHPLLPDITAVAASTAAAHGFELADIQILTHLQPMTVQVQIRRGDGSDVSLDDCAGFSGPMGEALESQALLTEAYVLEISSPGIGDQLQSDRDFQTFRSYPVEVLYRDDEGREQRQQGSLLERNDDHVQVNVRGRIKRISRPSVISVQLISPTG, from the coding sequence TTGCCCCATCCACTCCTGCCGGACATCACTGCCGTTGCTGCAAGCACAGCTGCAGCACACGGTTTTGAGCTAGCAGACATTCAGATCCTCACCCACCTGCAACCCATGACGGTGCAGGTACAGATTCGTCGCGGAGATGGTTCTGACGTCTCACTGGATGACTGCGCAGGCTTCAGTGGACCCATGGGAGAAGCACTTGAGTCGCAGGCTCTGCTCACCGAGGCGTATGTTCTGGAGATCAGCAGCCCTGGCATCGGGGATCAGCTCCAGAGCGATCGGGACTTCCAGACGTTCCGCAGCTACCCGGTTGAAGTCCTCTATCGCGATGACGAAGGCAGGGAGCAACGGCAACAAGGCTCCTTGCTCGAACGCAACGACGACCACGTGCAGGTGAATGTGCGGGGACGCATCAAACGGATTTCCAGACCCTCTGTGATCTCCGTTCAACTCATCAGCCCCACCGGCTGA
- the grrM gene encoding cyclophane-forming radical SAM/SPASM peptide maturase GrrM/OscB, with protein sequence MNNAEFGPIGLLVIQATSLCNLDCSYCYLPDRQKRKIFDLELLPTLLDRIYESPFWGPQLSILWHAGEPLTLPTGYYDEATAILRRHTADLQAQGVVIEQHVQTNATLINADWCDCFRRNQIVVGVSVDGPEDIHDAHRRFRNQRGSHALTMKGIKTLQTHEIPIHAIAVITSAAMEDPERVYRFFRDQGIHHIGFNVEEQEGVHTQSSMQGQSREKQYRSFLSHFWDCNRRDGFPIHLREFDQVLGMIQGEQRLLQNEMNRPYAILSVDAQGNFSTFDPELLSVETERYGLFNLGNIREVSLEAAASSSTFQRLLADMRSGMSRCLKTCDYYGFCGGGNGSNKYWEHGTLDASETCSCRFSSQIPVNVVLERLELESATSP encoded by the coding sequence GTGAACAACGCAGAATTCGGCCCGATCGGGCTGTTGGTGATCCAGGCCACCTCTCTGTGCAACCTGGACTGCAGTTACTGCTACCTACCGGACCGGCAAAAACGGAAGATTTTTGACCTCGAGTTGCTGCCGACCCTGCTCGACCGGATTTATGAGAGTCCCTTCTGGGGCCCCCAGTTGTCCATCCTCTGGCATGCGGGGGAGCCTCTCACCCTTCCCACCGGTTACTACGACGAGGCCACGGCGATCCTCCGGCGTCACACCGCTGATCTCCAAGCCCAGGGTGTGGTGATTGAGCAGCACGTTCAAACCAATGCCACGCTGATCAATGCCGACTGGTGTGATTGTTTTCGGCGTAATCAGATCGTGGTGGGCGTGAGTGTCGACGGGCCCGAAGACATTCACGACGCCCACCGTCGCTTCCGCAACCAGCGGGGATCTCATGCCCTGACGATGAAGGGAATTAAGACACTGCAAACGCATGAGATTCCCATTCACGCCATCGCAGTGATCACCAGTGCTGCCATGGAGGATCCAGAACGGGTCTACCGGTTCTTCCGTGATCAGGGCATTCACCACATCGGCTTCAACGTAGAGGAGCAGGAGGGCGTGCATACCCAGTCATCCATGCAGGGGCAAAGTCGCGAAAAGCAATATCGATCCTTTCTGAGCCACTTCTGGGACTGCAATCGTCGCGATGGTTTCCCAATCCACTTGAGGGAATTCGATCAAGTTCTAGGGATGATCCAGGGGGAGCAACGCCTGCTTCAGAACGAGATGAATCGTCCCTACGCCATTCTCAGCGTTGACGCCCAAGGCAACTTCTCCACCTTCGATCCGGAACTGCTCTCCGTCGAAACTGAGCGCTACGGACTGTTCAATCTGGGCAACATCCGTGAGGTGTCATTGGAGGCTGCCGCCTCATCAAGCACCTTCCAGCGATTGCTTGCCGACATGCGCTCAGGCATGAGTCGCTGCCTGAAAACCTGTGACTACTACGGCTTCTGCGGTGGCGGCAATGGAAGCAATAAGTATTGGGAACACGGCACTCTCGATGCCAGCGAAACTTGTTCCTGCCGCTTCTCCAGTCAGATTCCCGTAAACGTGGTGCTGGAGCGGCTGGAGCTTGAGAGTGCCACCAGCCCCTGA
- the infB gene encoding translation initiation factor IF-2, which translates to MTSSGKVRIYELSKDLGLDNKDVLDAAEKLSIAAKSHSSSISDGEAAKIRSLLKQGSKPAPAAPAKPAPGKAILSVRKADSPSAKPAQPAGDAASPSRPAAPRQPAPPAKPVVQQKPVVVKPGVQKPTSPKQPVAREPQAKPAAAPTPRPQVVKPAVSAPPARPSAPASKPVSNTGPATPSPRPAVPSPRPVQNQSGAPSAGRPAAPAPVKRTTAPPQRPVAKPELVGRPQPARGANPPGNAQGNPPMRPPAQRPGVSPRPVAAGSQNQRPATPARPGAPQRPTPARAGGPGAGRPGPSRTGQPRSGGGLELVGKPIRRDGAGPGGRDGGGRPSAPIRPGAPGGMRKPVAPGELMQLQKPSGRPGAPPPRRPDGTPVAPRGGTDGDSKATPPVARPTAQPPAAPRRPGYRPAPGAGGQRRPGRPDWDDSAKLEALRSRSPQKQRQKVHIIGENDDALTAETGGYAGEQQAMVLSASLARPAKPKAQQKAAAKPVAAMRKRKKETTRQRQRRRAMELRAAREAKQVRPEMLIVPEDNLTVQELADMLSVESSEIIKSLFFKGIIATVTQTLDMPTIETVAEEFGVPVLQDDVEEAAKKTVEMIEEEDLAHLIRRPPVVTVMGHVDHGKTSLLDAIRKARVAAGEAGGITQHIGAYQVEIEHSGEPRKITFLDTPGHEAFTAMRARGTKVTDVAVLVVAADDGVRPQTLEAISHARAAEVPIVVAINKIDKEGASPDRVKQELSEQNLLAEEWGGDVVMVPVSAIKGENIDKLLEMILLVTEVEDLQANPDRLAKGTVIEAHLDKAKGPVATLLIQNGTLRTGDVVAAGPVLGKVRAMVDDAGHRLKEAGPSCAVEALGFSEVPTAGDEFEVYPDEKSARAVVGDRASDARATRLAQQMASRRVSLAAMSGQASEGELKELNLILKADVQGSVEAILGSLEQLPKDEVQVRVLLSAPGEITETDVDLAAASGAVIVGFNTSMASGAKRAADATGVDVRDYDVIYKLLEDIQMAMEGLLEPEMVEEPLGEAEVRAVFTIGKSAVAGCYITTGKLQRNCKVRVHRGKEIVFAGDLDSLRRNKDDVKEVATGFECGIGCDRFANWEEGDRIEGFKMVTQRRKLST; encoded by the coding sequence ATGACCAGCAGCGGCAAAGTCAGAATTTATGAGCTGTCCAAGGACTTGGGCCTGGACAACAAGGACGTGCTGGATGCTGCTGAAAAGCTTTCCATTGCGGCGAAGAGCCACAGCAGCTCGATCAGTGATGGCGAGGCAGCAAAGATCCGCTCATTGCTGAAGCAGGGCAGCAAGCCTGCACCGGCAGCACCTGCGAAACCGGCTCCAGGCAAGGCGATCCTTTCCGTGCGGAAAGCGGACAGCCCCAGCGCCAAGCCTGCGCAGCCGGCTGGAGATGCGGCAAGCCCAAGCCGCCCGGCCGCTCCGCGCCAACCAGCCCCCCCGGCGAAGCCAGTGGTGCAGCAGAAGCCCGTGGTGGTGAAGCCAGGGGTGCAGAAACCCACGAGTCCGAAGCAGCCTGTGGCCCGGGAGCCCCAGGCCAAGCCAGCTGCTGCGCCAACACCCCGTCCTCAGGTGGTGAAACCTGCGGTGAGCGCACCTCCGGCACGCCCCAGTGCCCCTGCGAGCAAGCCAGTTTCGAACACAGGGCCGGCGACACCAAGTCCTCGCCCTGCGGTTCCTTCCCCCAGACCCGTCCAAAACCAAAGTGGTGCTCCCAGTGCTGGGCGGCCTGCCGCACCCGCACCGGTGAAGCGCACCACGGCGCCGCCCCAGCGTCCGGTGGCCAAACCGGAATTGGTGGGCCGCCCCCAGCCGGCCCGCGGAGCCAATCCTCCAGGCAATGCCCAGGGAAATCCCCCCATGCGTCCGCCGGCGCAGCGTCCTGGCGTCAGTCCCCGACCTGTCGCCGCCGGCAGCCAAAACCAACGACCGGCAACGCCCGCTCGCCCCGGCGCCCCCCAGCGACCGACTCCTGCCAGAGCAGGTGGACCTGGTGCTGGACGTCCTGGGCCATCCCGTACCGGCCAGCCCCGTTCTGGCGGTGGTCTCGAGCTGGTCGGCAAGCCGATCCGACGCGATGGAGCGGGCCCAGGCGGACGCGATGGCGGCGGACGCCCGTCGGCACCGATTCGCCCCGGAGCTCCTGGCGGCATGCGCAAGCCAGTGGCCCCTGGCGAGCTCATGCAACTTCAGAAGCCATCTGGGCGTCCTGGGGCACCCCCGCCGCGTCGACCCGACGGCACGCCGGTTGCACCGCGTGGAGGAACGGACGGTGACAGCAAAGCCACTCCTCCCGTGGCTCGGCCCACCGCTCAGCCACCTGCAGCGCCTCGACGTCCTGGTTACAGACCAGCCCCGGGTGCTGGAGGTCAGCGCCGACCCGGTCGCCCCGACTGGGATGACAGCGCCAAGCTGGAAGCTCTGCGCAGCCGCTCTCCTCAGAAGCAGCGCCAGAAGGTTCACATCATTGGTGAAAACGATGATGCGCTGACGGCGGAAACCGGTGGTTACGCCGGTGAACAGCAGGCCATGGTCCTTTCGGCCAGCCTGGCCCGTCCGGCCAAACCCAAAGCGCAGCAGAAAGCCGCAGCCAAGCCGGTGGCGGCCATGCGGAAACGCAAAAAGGAAACCACCCGCCAGCGCCAACGGCGCCGGGCGATGGAACTGCGTGCAGCGCGAGAAGCCAAGCAAGTACGCCCGGAGATGCTGATCGTTCCGGAGGACAACCTCACGGTGCAGGAACTGGCCGACATGCTCAGTGTCGAGAGTTCCGAGATCATCAAATCCCTGTTCTTCAAGGGGATCATCGCCACGGTCACACAAACCCTCGATATGCCCACGATCGAGACGGTGGCCGAAGAGTTCGGTGTGCCGGTTCTCCAAGACGACGTGGAGGAGGCCGCCAAGAAGACGGTCGAGATGATCGAGGAGGAGGATCTCGCCCACCTGATTCGCCGCCCTCCCGTGGTCACCGTCATGGGTCACGTGGACCACGGCAAAACAAGCCTGCTCGACGCCATACGCAAAGCGAGGGTGGCCGCAGGCGAAGCCGGAGGCATCACCCAGCACATCGGTGCTTACCAGGTGGAGATCGAACACAGCGGAGAGCCCCGCAAGATCACCTTCCTCGACACGCCTGGCCACGAGGCATTCACCGCCATGCGGGCCCGAGGCACGAAGGTGACTGACGTTGCTGTCCTGGTGGTTGCTGCCGATGACGGCGTCCGCCCCCAGACCCTGGAAGCGATCAGCCATGCACGGGCCGCTGAGGTCCCGATCGTGGTGGCGATCAACAAGATCGACAAAGAAGGAGCTTCTCCCGACCGGGTGAAGCAGGAACTCTCGGAACAGAACCTGCTAGCCGAGGAATGGGGCGGTGATGTGGTGATGGTGCCCGTGAGCGCGATCAAGGGCGAGAACATCGACAAGCTGCTCGAGATGATCCTCCTGGTCACCGAAGTGGAAGACCTGCAGGCCAACCCCGATCGCCTGGCCAAGGGCACCGTGATCGAGGCGCACTTGGACAAAGCCAAGGGTCCTGTGGCCACACTGCTGATTCAGAACGGCACCCTGCGTACGGGTGATGTGGTCGCTGCTGGGCCTGTGTTGGGTAAGGTGCGCGCCATGGTCGATGACGCCGGGCATCGCCTCAAGGAAGCAGGGCCCTCCTGTGCGGTCGAGGCCCTGGGCTTCAGCGAAGTGCCGACAGCTGGTGATGAGTTCGAGGTTTATCCCGACGAAAAATCCGCCCGCGCCGTTGTGGGCGATCGCGCCTCCGATGCCCGCGCCACACGGCTGGCCCAGCAGATGGCGTCCCGTCGTGTGTCGCTTGCCGCAATGTCCGGACAAGCCAGTGAGGGCGAGCTCAAGGAGCTCAACCTCATCCTCAAAGCCGACGTTCAGGGCAGCGTGGAAGCGATCCTCGGGTCGCTCGAACAGCTACCGAAGGACGAAGTCCAGGTGCGAGTGCTGCTGTCAGCTCCCGGTGAGATCACCGAAACCGACGTGGATCTCGCTGCCGCATCGGGCGCGGTCATCGTGGGCTTCAACACCTCCATGGCCTCCGGTGCCAAGCGCGCTGCCGATGCCACTGGTGTTGACGTCAGGGACTATGACGTCATCTACAAGCTGCTGGAGGACATCCAGATGGCGATGGAGGGCCTGCTCGAACCAGAAATGGTCGAGGAGCCTCTGGGCGAAGCGGAAGTGCGTGCCGTCTTCACGATTGGCAAGAGCGCCGTGGCCGGTTGCTACATCACCACGGGCAAGCTCCAACGCAACTGCAAGGTTCGTGTCCATCGCGGCAAGGAAATTGTCTTTGCGGGCGATCTCGACTCTTTGCGTCGCAACAAAGACGATGTCAAAGAAGTCGCCACGGGCTTCGAATGCGGCATCGGCTGTGATCGCTTTGCGAATTGGGAGGAGGGCGACCGTATTGAAGGCTTCAAGATGGTTACCCAGCGCCGAAAACTCAGCACCTGA
- a CDS encoding mechanosensitive ion channel family protein yields MGWWIGELLDPQVIDLPRDGLGSRSFFVEIAVVGFSWTLLRWKGVIEAHPDRYGERLLPGLEKKDRTFLLDVIGKLLLGLALLVLVLQVMRLLGISAAVLITAGGFGAAAVGFGAQSIVSNSLSGLSLYVNRPFVVGDYIDIPSENLSGTVEKISWFYTRLRSVDRQPLFVPNAIFSAKPVINISEIDNRRVWIEFGLNYANRALIPELTSAMESWLRGHPDVDASRTLAVNFIGYGDSSLNLRLVCHARGATLMDAWALQEKVLLEIGAAVDRCGASMPFPTRTLLQG; encoded by the coding sequence TTGGGCTGGTGGATCGGCGAGCTTCTTGATCCCCAGGTCATTGATCTGCCCCGGGATGGCCTTGGTAGCCGCTCCTTCTTTGTCGAGATAGCTGTTGTGGGGTTCTCCTGGACCCTTCTGCGCTGGAAGGGAGTGATCGAGGCGCACCCCGATCGCTACGGCGAACGTTTGCTGCCCGGTTTGGAGAAGAAGGACCGCACGTTCTTGCTCGACGTGATTGGCAAGCTCCTGCTTGGCCTAGCGCTGCTTGTCCTCGTGCTGCAGGTGATGCGTCTACTGGGTATCTCTGCCGCCGTGCTGATTACTGCCGGTGGCTTCGGCGCGGCGGCCGTTGGTTTTGGCGCCCAGAGTATTGTCTCGAATTCACTCAGTGGCCTGAGCTTGTATGTCAATAGGCCATTCGTTGTGGGTGATTACATTGATATTCCTTCGGAAAATCTCTCGGGAACTGTCGAAAAGATTAGCTGGTTTTATACGCGCCTTCGTTCGGTGGATCGCCAGCCTCTTTTTGTGCCCAATGCGATTTTTAGTGCCAAGCCGGTGATCAACATCAGCGAAATTGATAATCGCCGGGTCTGGATTGAATTCGGGCTTAACTACGCCAATCGCGCGCTGATTCCTGAGCTCACTTCCGCAATGGAAAGCTGGCTGCGTGGGCACCCCGATGTCGATGCAAGCCGCACTCTTGCCGTCAATTTCATCGGCTATGGAGATTCCAGCCTGAATCTCAGGCTTGTTTGTCATGCCCGTGGCGCCACCTTGATGGATGCCTGGGCTCTTCAGGAAAAGGTTCTTCTGGAAATTGGGGCTGCTGTCGATCGATGTGGAGCGTCGATGCCTTTCCCAACGCGAACGTTGTTGCAGGGATGA
- a CDS encoding DUF3493 domain-containing protein, translating to MGQNSRKSLDPDLKERLLRESRTPWRGLRRLLWLAFFASGGLGLFVMGFRGSAGGEVVLSDLGIQIGAVVLFGSLLWFDRDRGA from the coding sequence TTGGGTCAGAACTCCAGGAAATCCCTCGACCCTGACCTCAAGGAGCGACTTCTCAGGGAATCACGCACTCCCTGGCGGGGTCTTCGGCGACTCCTCTGGCTTGCTTTCTTCGCTTCCGGTGGGCTCGGACTTTTCGTCATGGGCTTCCGGGGCAGTGCCGGTGGGGAGGTTGTTCTCAGTGACCTCGGAATTCAGATTGGAGCTGTTGTCCTCTTCGGCAGCCTGCTCTGGTTCGATCGAGACCGCGGCGCCTGA
- the grrP gene encoding extracellular substrate binding-like orphan protein GrrP yields MKHSRRATATGLMLLASFGLLACQKSPSSSPDSSTNGAGASETVFSTGKLRAVVIGQQLPFVTTTETGDDGLSFVVLEAIRDQLKTAAETKVDNVSLETMTASSVDEGLNKIRNGEADIACGVGFSWERQKTLNYTLPFATSGIRVLAPAGIDGTPDSLKGQTIGVVKDSVAASILANSVDDASLQAFDTPSEALEALKSDKVSVLGGDTLWLRANQKTTAPDSNLVPALPYGRASVGCVVTDATPHLLNVSNLAIGRLLQAYINNDTDVRKEINRWVGPGSSIGLKDEQISTFFRIVLATVAEITPNN; encoded by the coding sequence ATGAAGCACTCCCGCCGGGCCACCGCCACTGGCCTGATGCTTCTCGCCTCGTTCGGCTTGCTGGCCTGTCAGAAGTCGCCGTCGTCTTCCCCTGACTCCTCAACAAACGGAGCGGGTGCGTCTGAGACTGTGTTCTCTACCGGCAAGCTACGGGCTGTGGTCATCGGCCAGCAGCTTCCTTTTGTCACCACCACCGAGACTGGTGATGACGGCCTCTCCTTCGTTGTGCTGGAGGCGATCCGCGACCAACTCAAAACGGCCGCTGAGACCAAGGTCGACAACGTGAGCTTGGAAACGATGACGGCCAGCTCGGTGGACGAGGGCCTCAACAAGATTCGCAATGGTGAAGCCGATATCGCCTGCGGTGTGGGTTTCTCCTGGGAGCGCCAGAAGACTCTTAACTACACCCTCCCCTTCGCCACCAGCGGCATCCGCGTGCTGGCACCGGCCGGCATCGATGGCACACCCGACAGCCTCAAGGGTCAGACCATCGGCGTTGTGAAGGACAGCGTTGCGGCCTCGATCCTGGCCAACTCCGTGGATGACGCCTCCCTTCAGGCTTTCGACACTCCCTCAGAGGCTCTAGAAGCGCTGAAGAGCGACAAGGTGAGCGTGTTGGGTGGCGACACGCTCTGGCTACGCGCCAACCAGAAAACTACGGCCCCTGATAGCAATTTGGTTCCAGCCCTCCCCTATGGCCGAGCGAGCGTGGGCTGCGTGGTCACCGATGCCACCCCTCACCTCCTCAACGTGAGCAACCTTGCCATCGGCCGGCTTCTGCAGGCCTACATCAACAACGACACCGACGTGCGCAAGGAAATCAACCGCTGGGTGGGTCCTGGCAGCAGCATTGGTCTCAAAGACGAGCAGATCAGCACTTTCTTCAGGATCGTGCTGGCCACGGTCGCCGAGATCACCCCTAACAACTAA
- a CDS encoding DUF389 domain-containing protein, producing the protein MKSSVVEPLKRLEELHRSYRRDAALDEVFIVLTIGASLIATFGLLANSAAVVIGAMVVAPWIMPIRSGAFAILLGDARLLSRALRTLFIGVLTTTVMAALLGSSVGLPQFGSEVAARTAPNLLDLGIALVAGGLATYAKLRSDAVSSLAGTAIAVALVPPICVMGLLISHQRWSLASGAGLLFATNLMGILTGGLVLMAWKDPVLRQQLRRSHLSAANFALTGLLLIPLGSSFINLLGRARQDNTRDAIRSTILSFLRRETLTFGDQQNVDLEQLDIDWGRNPPVIRALVRVTDPRLPTFKQVSAVQDEINKRQSLRFQLVVQRTAVDVVGPEEAPNENNSSASNLLPSDQQPDVLPQLTAPPTLDKTTD; encoded by the coding sequence ATGAAAAGCAGCGTGGTCGAGCCGCTGAAACGACTGGAGGAGCTGCACAGAAGTTACCGGCGGGATGCTGCGCTCGATGAGGTCTTCATCGTTCTCACCATTGGAGCCAGCTTGATTGCCACCTTCGGATTGCTTGCGAATAGCGCTGCTGTGGTCATCGGCGCCATGGTGGTTGCTCCCTGGATCATGCCCATCCGATCCGGAGCCTTTGCCATCCTGCTCGGCGACGCACGTCTGCTGAGCCGTGCCCTGCGCACACTCTTCATCGGTGTCTTGACCACCACGGTGATGGCAGCACTGCTGGGCAGCAGCGTGGGGCTGCCTCAGTTTGGGAGCGAAGTGGCGGCGCGAACAGCACCCAATCTGCTTGACCTAGGCATTGCCCTTGTAGCCGGTGGTTTGGCCACCTATGCGAAGTTGCGCAGCGATGCCGTCAGTTCCCTGGCGGGCACGGCGATTGCTGTGGCTCTGGTCCCACCGATCTGCGTGATGGGCCTGCTGATCTCCCATCAGCGCTGGAGTCTGGCCAGTGGCGCTGGCCTGCTTTTCGCCACAAACCTGATGGGCATCCTCACCGGCGGGCTTGTGCTCATGGCCTGGAAGGATCCGGTGCTGCGTCAGCAGCTTCGCCGCAGCCATCTCAGTGCTGCGAACTTCGCGCTCACCGGTTTGTTGCTGATTCCGCTTGGTAGCAGCTTCATCAACCTGCTGGGTCGTGCAAGACAAGACAACACCCGCGACGCGATCCGCTCCACGATTCTTTCCTTTCTGCGCCGCGAAACGCTGACCTTTGGCGATCAACAGAACGTCGATCTCGAGCAACTCGACATTGACTGGGGGCGCAACCCTCCAGTGATTCGCGCACTAGTGCGCGTGACCGATCCAAGACTGCCCACCTTCAAACAGGTTTCAGCAGTGCAGGATGAGATCAACAAAAGACAATCGCTTCGTTTTCAGCTGGTAGTGCAACGTACGGCGGTTGATGTCGTCGGTCCGGAGGAAGCACCCAACGAGAACAATTCCAGTGCGAGCAACCTCTTGCCATCTGACCAGCAACCTGATGTTTTGCCACAGTTGACCGCGCCGCCAACTCTTGACAAGACCACTGATTAA
- the grrA gene encoding GrrA/OscA1 family cyclophane-containing rSAM-modified RiPP produces the protein MKKTTLLSLVTLLSAAGVMQQASHASVHVDPDRSLQLEQRIEWIRQAAWQALDEAAPQHPDLARAWGNGGGRAWGNGGRAWGNGGGGGWGNGGRGFANGGGGGFANGYRGGFANW, from the coding sequence ATGAAAAAAACCACCCTCCTCAGCCTCGTGACCCTGCTCAGCGCGGCGGGCGTCATGCAGCAAGCCAGCCATGCCAGCGTCCACGTCGACCCAGACCGGAGCCTTCAGCTCGAGCAACGGATCGAATGGATCCGACAGGCGGCCTGGCAGGCACTCGATGAAGCAGCTCCACAGCACCCGGACCTCGCCCGTGCCTGGGGCAACGGTGGTGGTCGTGCCTGGGGCAACGGCGGTCGTGCTTGGGGTAACGGAGGTGGTGGCGGCTGGGGGAACGGCGGACGTGGCTTTGCCAATGGCGGTGGCGGCGGTTTCGCCAATGGCTACCGCGGTGGTTTCGCGAACTGGTGA